In a genomic window of Deinococcus radiotolerans:
- the nirD gene encoding nitrite reductase small subunit NirD, whose amino-acid sequence MTLTATPTPVPLPMTRVCALDDILPGTGVCALISGQQVAVFRVGERVYAIGNRDPFTGANVLSRGLTGSYTAGGQTRVKVASPLLKHAFDLDSGLSLDDPSVSVPVYAARTEGGDVWTGSLA is encoded by the coding sequence ATGACCCTCACCGCCACACCCACCCCAGTTCCGCTCCCCATGACGCGCGTGTGCGCGCTGGACGACATCCTGCCCGGCACCGGCGTGTGCGCCCTCATCTCGGGCCAGCAGGTCGCCGTGTTCCGCGTCGGTGAGCGCGTGTACGCCATCGGGAACCGTGACCCCTTCACCGGCGCGAACGTCCTGTCGCGCGGCCTGACCGGCAGTTACACCGCTGGCGGCCAGACCCGCGTGAAGGTCGCCTCGCCCCTGCTCAAGCACGCCTTCGACCTCGACAGCGGCCTGAGCCTCGACGATCCCAGCGTGAGCGTCCCCGTGTACGCCGCGCGCACCGAAGGAGGTGACGTATGGACTGGTTCGCTGGCCTGA